GCAAGGGTCCCGGATTGTACCGGAAGGAAATCAGTTCCGGCATGCCGGCATGCTTTTCCAGGTAATCCAACTGGGTAATATCGTCCAAATTGATGACGGCGCCCAGTTGCCGGGCTTTTACATACTCTTCGGCCGGGGTGTCGTTCGAGGTGAACATGATATTTTCTCCGACAATGCCAGCTTTTTCGGACAAGATCAATTCAGCCAGCGAACTGCAGTCAGCCCCTACCCCTTCTTCCCTCAACAGCTTCAGGATATAAGGATTGGGAGTAGCCTTTACGGCAAAATATTCCTTAAATGAGGGTGCCCAGGAAAAGGCGGCCAAAAGCTTCCGGACATTCTGCCGGATAGCCTGTTCATCATAAATATGAAAGGGAGTCGGATGCTGTGCTATAATTTCTTCCAGTTCCGTCTGTGAAAAGGGCAGTGTTTTTTTTGCCATATTCATGCCTCCTGTAGTTTGTACTCCGGTCGGTATCAACCGGTCGATCATATCTGATGAGCGGCGGCAAAGAAAAATAAAAGCGATTGCGCATACTCTCACAACCGCTTAGTATAATAACATACTGAGCCATTCAGCTGAATCAGCCGGCAAGATAGCGCTCCACCCGAAGGTGACAGTTCTGCGCCTGTTCGACGCAACCCCAGCAGCAGCATAGTGTCAATATCCCGCAGCTTCGGCAAGCCTGCCTTTTCCTTCCGTTCTTTGCCGACAGCTCCCGGAAGGTACTGATCATGCCCGCACCTCTATCACGGATATGAAATTGTTTTTATCATACAGTATCAGGATTCCTCTGTCAATGTCTATTTATCAAATTTCGACACAGCCTCTTTATAGGATTTTTCCAGACTACCCATTGCTGCGTCCATGCCGGATTTTAATGCCCCCCAGGCTTCGGCGCTGGCCGAGGTTAATTCGCCTAATTTGTTCTGTGTCGTCTGTTTTTCTTTTTCCAGAGCGGCAATTTGCTCCGTTATTCCCTGTTTGGACTGATCGGTAGCCTGACTGGCTTTAGCCTTTAATTCGTCAATTTGTTTCGAAAGATCGTCAATTTTAGTTTGGGCTTGTTTTTGATATTCTTCTTTTTGCTGCAGTGTATACGTTTTAGTTGTTTCAACAGCTTCGGCGGTTTTTTGCTGCACGTCCTTAGCGGTAACTCCCTTGGATGAATCGCTGCCGCAGCCTGCCAGTAATAAAGTCCCGGCCAATAGTGAAATTGCCAGAATTTTGGTCATTCTGATCCTCTCCTCGCCTTTATCGAATTCTAAAGATTTCCAGGAATAACCGGTGGATGATTGATGTATATGTATATATTAACAAGTTAAGCAATCTTTATCAATATTCGGCAAAATAATTCCCCAGACCCTTATAGCTAACCCTGTACTCTCCGGATAGCAACCATATTGCATACGGTAAAGAAGGAATATTTGCCAATGTCTAGAAATGTATTTACTCGATTACATTATGATATATGATAATGTATTATATGGTCTTAGCAAACTTCTAAAAGTCTGTTGTAAAACTCACTGTGGAGGATGAATATGTCAACCAGCCCGTCCATCTATCATTCTATTTCCCTGGATATTGCTCAGCGCATTATAAACGGGGATTTTCCCGTAGGGGGAAAGATATCCGGCCGGTCACTTTTAGCCGGCCATTATAATGTGTCCCCGGAAACCATCCGAAAAGCTGTTGCCCTGTTAAAAGACGCCAATGTGCTTAGCGTCTCCCAGGGAAAAGAAATCCGGATCACTTCAGTGGAGCAGGCCTATTATTACATTGAGCATCATAAGAGCATGCATTCGGTCTATTCTCTAAAACAGGAGCTGGAATTGCTGCTGCAGCGCAAGCAGGAAATAGACCGGCAGCTGGAAGATGTCCTGACCAATATCATCAGCTACTCTGACCGTCTGAAAAATTTAACTCCCTATAATCCGGTAGAGATAAAGATATCCTCCACGTCTCATGTGGTAGGAAAAACCATCACCGAGCTCAAACTCTGGCAAAACACCGGCGCCACCCTTGTAGCCATCCGGCGCGGTTCCGAGATCACCGTCTCGCCCGGTCCCCTGGCCGTCCTCCAGGGCAATGACCAGTTGGTGGTGGTAGGACAGGCCGGGTTCTTTCAGCGATTTACGGATTTCATTCAAGCTCCGGCTGCAGACGCTTAGAATTCAATTCCCTTTTGGGCCTTAATTCCCTTCTGATAAGGGTGCTTGATCTCTTTCATCTCAGTTACCAAATCAGCCCTTTCAATAACATCCGCCGCCGCATTGCGCCCAGTCAGTATCAGGTGCAGGGCGGCTGGTTTTTTATTGAGCAA
Above is a window of Acetonema longum DSM 6540 DNA encoding:
- a CDS encoding TrkA C-terminal domain-containing protein, whose protein sequence is MSTSPSIYHSISLDIAQRIINGDFPVGGKISGRSLLAGHYNVSPETIRKAVALLKDANVLSVSQGKEIRITSVEQAYYYIEHHKSMHSVYSLKQELELLLQRKQEIDRQLEDVLTNIISYSDRLKNLTPYNPVEIKISSTSHVVGKTITELKLWQNTGATLVAIRRGSEITVSPGPLAVLQGNDQLVVVGQAGFFQRFTDFIQAPAADA